A section of the Clostridium sp. TW13 genome encodes:
- a CDS encoding TetR/AcrR family transcriptional regulator, with product MGKNTKGEQTKNKIIECAADLFFKNGYNATGINDILKITGLPKGSFYFHFASKKELAIQVDLYFEKQLATWILSTAKGRNWEEFIIALVEDMISGANQGTYFGCPLTTLGQELAFVEPDIAKYYNDSLKKILYVFNSVLERSGIPKEKISVLANRVFVMYEGYLVCFRISKDTKVLEAMRDELIMVYKSHLESDCK from the coding sequence ATGGGCAAAAATACAAAGGGAGAGCAAACAAAAAACAAAATAATTGAATGTGCGGCAGATCTATTTTTTAAGAATGGATATAATGCCACTGGAATAAATGATATTTTGAAAATTACAGGACTTCCAAAAGGATCGTTTTATTTTCATTTTGCAAGTAAAAAGGAGCTAGCAATTCAAGTGGATTTATATTTTGAAAAGCAGCTAGCTACTTGGATTTTAAGTACAGCAAAAGGACGTAATTGGGAAGAATTTATAATAGCTTTAGTTGAAGATATGATTAGTGGAGCAAATCAAGGTACTTATTTTGGATGTCCACTAACAACATTAGGACAGGAACTTGCATTTGTTGAACCAGATATAGCTAAATATTATAATGATTCGTTGAAAAAAATACTTTATGTTTTTAACTCTGTATTAGAACGTTCTGGAATTCCAAAGGAAAAAATAAGTGTACTTGCAAATAGAGTATTTGTTATGTATGAAGGATACTTAGTTTGTTTTAGAATTAGTAAAGATACAAAAGTGCTTGAAGCTATGAGAGATGAGCTGATAATGGTGTATAAAAGCCATTTAGAGTCGGATTGTAAATGA